A region of the Zootoca vivipara chromosome 3, rZooViv1.1, whole genome shotgun sequence genome:
GCAAAGTGGTCATGACAATAAGCTCTGAGCTCATAGTCCCCATCTCAAATTTCACTTCATCCATGAACTCACTAGCTTTAGACATCTAATCAATTCACTTCCCTTCTTAACATTATGATAATAGTACTGAACTTCTAGAGTTGTTGTAAGGATAGGCAAGATAACATCTATGAAGGGCTTTGGAAACACTTAGAAGGGAGGGTGTTACACAAAACACTGCATCAGATTACTGTATGTCCACAATAATGAAACAAGACTGTGTTCGGAGACATGCATGTACTGTGAATGTGGGCTGTGCTAAACTCCTAACATCCAAATGTGTTTTACAGTGTAGTGTCTGCTGCTAGCTGTGTATACGCAGTTCCTGGTCCAGCAACATAAACCATGTGCAGACGTTTCCCCAAACAGAAGTAATTTCCTGGTAGAAAAGGACAACAAAATTCATTAGGAATCTAATTACAAATGATTCTTTGTATGTATCAGACAACTTGTGAAGATAAACTCAAATGTGACGTCCAGTTACCATGACAACAATACATTTAAGTCTGGTAATCAGAATTCCatactttcttcctcttctgggcATTTCCAAACACACTACATAGCTTTCTTTCCAATGAAATAGGCCAGGTAGGGGGTGCTCCAAAGGCAGAAGCAGCTGTCTCTGTTAGGGTAACTAAGGCTGCCTGGTTCTTTCCTGATCTTTCGTATTTGGTTTCTAAAACTTGTTTACATCTCTGTCGGCAACAAGTTACTCTATGCTAGCTAAGTTTCACTTCaagttttctccccctcctctgcccttgctttccttttctcctcacCCAGAGAGACATGTCCCTGGTTGTGCCTTTGTTACCGCAGCAATCTCACCTTTTGTGCTCTCCATGCATTTCAACCTGCCAGTTGCTGTGCAAAGCTGAGCCTGGCTAAGCATCAGATCCCTTCTAACTTCTACCCAATGGTTACTCACTGCACTCAGTAACACTCCTCTGACTCTTTCCTCCATCTGAACTCCTCGCCAGCAGCTGCCTCTTCAAGTCATCAGCAATAAAAGCTAGAATGACTGAACGAGGAGGTACAAAGCAACCCCGTACGCAGATGGGGTGGGGTTCAGAATATGAAATTGCAGTGCACTTTCTTCCCACCCTATATACCTTGATGTCCCTAAAGTGCGAGCGGGAAAACCCTTCTCCATCCCCTTATATGTGCCTTTTAATGGAACTGGAGTTCTGTGTTTCAAAAAGGATgtgagcttcctccccctcccccactcccacaaacaGGAAATTTCGAAGTGGTAGAAAAGTGCCTCACGCCTGCCTGCCCTGGGCTTCCCATCtgaagtccattttgggggctccTTTATACATGGCTTAGTccagaaggaaacaaaacagcaaacgGTGAGCATGAAATTTGTGTTGGGTTGATTTTGATCTTAAGGCAAAGCAAGCTATTTATGCCTAAAGGGACTATTTGGACCATCCAGAAACCACGTAAGGGAAAATAACTTTGCTTTTGTGACAGTGTGTCTGTACAGAGTCACACTGTACATATTGTATTTGATAGCTTTGAATGTCTTTGTCCCCTAAATCTGTAAGCCCCCTAAATCTAATGTAAGCATTTATTTTAATATCTTATGAACTGGCTGCTCATGTGCTGCCAAATAGGTAATATGCCTAGACATCTCTTGAGGTAACATGGGGCCAAGGCTAAATTTCTTGGGGAAAGTGGAACTTGAAGACAGTGCTAATCAGCAGTGACATCCAAGCTCTGCCGGAACTGGCTATGCTGGAGATTCAAGACTGGGTTCTCTAGAGTGTAGCTGTTCCAAGTacaggtgaaaagtgaaaaagaaGATACAAGCCCCtttttctgcacacacaaaaacccaaaacGAATAAAAGCAAATATACAGGCTTGAGTGCAAGGATTAAGGGTTTGACAATGGAATACTTGATCCATAACAGAAGAGACTGGGTTGATATTTGATATCTCACTTAAGGCTTTTGGACATATCAAGCCTCCAGACATCAAGCTAGCAGGTGGACTATGGCTATAAATCCCATCAGCCAGTTAATTATTAGCTAGCACTATGGAATGCTGGATTTGCTTTATGTtaagttatttctttttttaaggaggtgTACTCTTAAACGTGCACAAGAGGCCTGTGATTTCTAAACATGTTGGTAATGTTTTTAAGGATATTCTGACATATTAAATTACTTGGCCTTTGCAGTAGCTACTTCATTTGCTCTGGATGGTCGCTGAATAAAAATTATCAAATGGCTTCTGCATTTTGCCCCAGGAGTCAGAAAGAAGATGTAGAGACCATAAATGAGGTTTAATGGGCTGCAACTTTATTAGATTAAGAATCAGATCTTGCTGAGAGGATCTTTGAGCTTATGCTACATTGGTTTCATGTGCTCAAGTTACCTAAGCAGCTTGTTTGTGTACATTTTCTCAGAATATCACCATCAATCAACCTCACTGTTTTCCTAGACTTCATTTTTTTGGACTGGTAACAAGCAGTAAGACTGGTATCTACTGAATTTTAATGACTGCTATTGTGCTTTCTTAGGCATATGCGAGCACTGCAGCTGAAAACAAGAAAACGGTGCCATGCCACAACTGCTTGTGTATACTGTACATTGTACCTGCTATATACTAGGGCAAGGTTTATGGTTTCCAACCCTCACTAATGGTTCAAATATCCCATACAGCTATAATACCTAAGAGGAGACGTGTGATTTAGGCAACCTAGATAACTTGCCCATCCAGTCATATCACTGCAAGACGTTACATGCAGTGACACCCTATACAATttagtcccactgtgttcagtaggGCTTCGTCACTATTATGGTACTTGTGGTTGCAGCCTTAAACTTGTAGCCAGCCACCTGCCAGCCACAGTGAATTAAATCCATCACAGTTGTGGCTACTCTTGCACTCCAGAGATTTTATCAGATTGCATTTGCGTATTCTGACTTAAAAGTTTTGATTCACAATgtaggtaattttttaaaacaaaggccAGTGGTATGGTTGAAACTAAAAAGCTATGGAAGCCTACAATCCTCAGCATATATTTTTGAAACCTGGGCCTTTGGAATCAAACTTACTTTCCGATAAGCTGCTTGAGAATTACTACTATTTTAAAGCAAGATATATGGAACTTTTACAGGAAAGAAAAACAAGTACTGGTATCTGGCCCTAGAAACTTGCAATCTAAAAGACAGAAGCTGGAGACGCCAGAGTAGTAACTTTCAGGGGGCTGAAAGTATGACTTGGCCTGACGACTGGCAACTGGCATTGCTGTTACCAATTTGTTTTGCTTGGCCAAAGGACCAGCACTGCCCGTCCTATGAAGCGTGCTTAGCACAAATAGCCATATTCCAGGCCTCCTGCTCGCATTTGTTAAGTGAATCCCCAGGCACAGGGTTTGCACTGTATGAACCAGGCTACTTGCTGCCACAAACCAATTAGTCTGTAATGACAAGGCCCATCTCTCATTCACCACATATAGCCATGCAGTGCTTTGAGAGATATGTGATTTCCCACTACATCAGAACCTCATAAGCAGAGGATTGGCAATACTGGGCCCTATGAAGCTATCAGAACTGCACTAGCTCAAACAAGGAAAGATCAATACCAGTTAATTTCTTCCTATAAAATATGCACTGATGTAACTTCTGCATTACTAGTAAATGCTGTGAACTGCATATATTTTGACCATTTGGTTTCTTGAAAGAAATGAAATTACATGAGTTTATCCAGCTTACAGCAGAGTTTCTTCAAACaactggcttaaaaaaaaactcagttCCTTGAAATCACACATATGATATTTTGCATGTATTTTTGCTCCAATCCCAGTTTCAGTCTAGtttgattaatttttaaaaagagcaagaaaaaattatttaaaatcacAAGTTTCCCTGTTGAAGGAATAAAAATTcatgtaaaatatataataaaaaatagtctCAATTTCTACAACCATGCAATAAGTAAGCCACTTACAGAAATTCTATTTGGTCTGCTGCAGCACATTAAATTGAAACAGTTTAATTCATAACCTTTCAGACTTAATGACTACATGTCCACATTCTATGAACATATTATTGGTTTTAATAAACTAGACTACCATTTGAATGTGGGGCTTGCACAATGAAGGGAAAACATTAAGCACATGTATTATTAATGCTAAAAGTGAGGGAGCAATAATTGATTTTTACACTACAGTCTTAAGTGGCAATAAATATAAGAGTAGCTTCAGACCCAGATAAAGATCAAAGAGAGCACAATTTCCATGGTTTCTCAGGTAAAAGGAGACTTGTATTAGAATTCCTGAGCTAATCAATACAAATGGACTGACAGCTGGGTGAAAGTGAGTGCATGATTCCATCTTTCACCGGAGCATCAAGTTTGGAATGTTTTGCCCAATCACGCAAATATTCATCACATAAATCTTTTATCTTCCACTTGTTTCATGCATGGAATGCTTACAGTGCCCTGACTGGGTTTTCttaatccccccacccccttctagtttctccttccaccttaatttcagCTTCTGAATGCTTGTGTTCTGGCATTTCTTATTCCAATCATGCCTTTTCCAATGTTTACGGCAATGGAAACACGCACAGATAAAGGACAGTATGCACACTGCACCTAAGAATTCACACCATCATACCAGAACTTATAAAAGGCTGCTGAAGGAAAGGGTCGGTGAGCAacatcattttggggggggggggtcctctagGAATGAGGTGAAACCATGAAGCTCCCCGGTTAATTTTGCTATTGGGTGCTGCATTTTGTTTATGTGATCTTTTTATAGTTTTAGtatcaaaatgtgtgttttttgcatGTTGTTAAATTTGgtattgttttgttatgttttgttactatgttattatgaaattgcttttgtagtgtttgtttgaaatgctttCCCGTTTTctttgttgcaagctgccttgagcatattTTTGCGTGGAAGAGTGGTGTACAAATAAAAACGAAATAATGAATGAACTTTGAAAGCATTGTAATATTGATACATGACAATTAAACTTCTTCATCACTGGAGAATAAAAAGAATTGCTTCTTTGGTGTCTGACCTTTCACAGCAAGCTACCTGTTTCTCCTGTTCCAGGACATTAATGTTCCTCACTACACATATGGACATAGCtgccagttttcccttttctcgcgaggaagcctattcagcataagggaaaatccctttaaaaaagggataacttggcagctatgcatatggaTGCAACTTCAAAGTACATGTCTCTGGTTGTTTCGCTTGCTACAGCATGAAAAGGGCCCCGCTTTCATTGGAAGCATATATATTGGGCATCCACTGCTCTGCGCAGTGGGAAATGCAACATACAAAAGATATTTTTGCATACCAAATGCACACTGGAAGGTATATTAATTCTCTGAATCTCCTACACCTCTGCTCACTTCTAGATTACTGCTTGCTTAAAACCAAATTTCAGCACCGAAGCCACTATCCAATTCAATGGTCATGATGTGAGATTATGCACTAGTATAGCACACTTCCCGTTTACTCGCTCAGCATTCACGTTGAGCACTGCAAAGCACTTTACACGTGTTATCTTAGTAATCCTTATAACAACTGGAAGGTAGGCCAGTATTATCGAGAACTGACAGATGCAGGCATGGTAAAGCAATCCTCCAGCCTCTCAGTCCATCTCTATAATCACATTTTCCCACACACAAATGCTATCACAGCAAACTCAGGTTTGTGAACATACTATCTCAAAGATAACGTGCAGTTCATCCCTCAGAGGAGTAGTgtggctttgtttgtttatttgctggGATTTTTCACTAACAATAAATAACTGAAATAAAGGAGAATAATTATAACTAAAACAAGAGCAAAATGTAAAAGTGTAAAGCACAGATACAAACCAACTATTTATGCGGTACATAATTatcggtggggtgggggatgggagcTTTTGATAATTAAATTATGTCCCTGTCTTACAGTCTTTGGATTCTGCAGAATAACTGAAAACCCAGTCTTGTGTCTTCAATCAAGATaagggggaagggaaggcaaCCAGATGAAGGAGAAACAAGTGGGAAGAAGGGGATGGGGCGAAAATTTATGTATGCCATCTGGGCAGGAATGAGATTCCCAGGTGATATTAGCAGCTGTTGTTTGGGGAAAATGTTGTTATAGTCAAAGTACACCAGAAAGGCATCTCATATGCCGTTCAAATTTGTCCAACGTATTCCTTCATATACATTTCACTGCAAAGTCCTCCTTTTTATAGGGGAAGAACCacatagatcaggcacccccaaacttcggccctccagatgttttggactacaattcccatcttccccgaccactggtcctgttagctagggatcatgggagttgtagtccaaaacatctggagggccgcagtttggggatgcctgacatagatcaTGACTCCATGTATTACTAGCCTCCACCTGGACTACCATTCTCATACTATATATTCCGCGTGTGATGGAGGGGAAAAGTACAGTTCGCCTTCTCCATCACACAAATTATAACACTGTACATACTTAAATGTGGGAACCAAATGAGAGTGATCTCCTTATACCTGTAACATCAAGCAGTTCTTGGTTTAATATTATCTACATTACCTAGAAACAAATGGAAAGCACAAGACCTGgccatatttaaagcattttatgaGTAAATcaggtttttaaatttattttaaaaactattcaGAATAGCAGAGTTTCACATTGCACTGAATGCTGTTTCAGCACATAAGCCATGTGACACAAAAAAGACATGTTTTGGACAACCATTTCATCATGTTATGAAGCAGTTAAACTGAAGAGTAGATCAATTTTGCTTTTGTTGGAAGTCTGACTTTTCAGACACAATGCCAAAttaattttcatatatatttcatGCACACTGAGAAGTGCTTCCTAGCATATGAAATATTATATAGCCATGTGTGAGCAAATGagtattattttcctttttaaataacaCAGAACATATGGAATATGGATTATATCAGCACTTCTCAAAGTTTCCCACCCAGAAAAAAAGCCTCATTTATTTCAACCTGAATATAGTTTCTGTCTAAAGAAGAAACATTATGCACCACACTGAAAATATAGTCAGTGAGAAAGTCTTTTCTTAGGTATTCCTGTAAATTTGAATTAGCTTCTTTATTGCATAGTATATGTATATGCATGAAAGTACACAAATATATCTATATTGGCAATATGCAAATATATTCAATTTcaaaacactaattaaaacacCACCACAACAAAACATATTAGGAAACATACTGTACAGATCTGGCCACACAAATGGATAAATCCTATTGGTTAATTGGGCACAGAATAAAAGACCACAACATATATGCTGGAATTTATATAAATTTTCCGCAAAGGTTGTGCTATTCCTGGAGGAAGAACACAGCAACCCAGCTTTTTTCCCCCTCTGGTGGATGTCTGTTAGCAAGAACTGCAATGTCTGCCTTAATATCACAATGTTGagcatatttactcaaaagtaagtctcacGGTGTTCAATGAATCATACTCCCAGAAAATGTGATTGTGATTGTAGTTATGGAATATTAATCATTCTCTCAAAATATTTTAGAAGTAGAATGGATATAGCTGAACAAAATGTAAACTATGTACAGTAAAGATAAAAGGGCCATAGCCTCAAAAACACAGAGGCCAATGTAAATTCCACTAAAATCTGATTTCTATGCACATAATCACTTTAATTTAGTAAAGGGAAGTTGCACAcaaaagaagggtttttttgtCAAAATCATTTTCTGTATACAAAGGAAACATGGGCAGTGCCCTTTGCTAGATCCTCTCACTTAGAAGCTAGGACTTTTCCTTTGATGGATCAGACCCATTCATAGAAGCAAACAGATGGCGTTATAGGGAGCGGAGATAAATCCAGACCCTaccatttccccaaaaaatactgtatgtgatttttatttctttaaaagcttTGCACACGAGGACCTTGCTGTACATCTgtggatgggggccaatgtattCAAAGCAAGGGTGACCGAGTGTGGACTGCAATGCAAACATTCACTATTTTACTCACTTGACCCAATGAGGTTAATAATTAATTGCTAACACATCCAAAGTGATTGCAGGATGCAGACCTTAAAGATCAGTTAAAGCCTGATTCTGCTTCATATACTACAAAACTTGACATTAAGAAGAGCAAATTGCATTAATGTTGTGTTCAATTTCCTTCAAAGTGAATGTACCATTCTTCCAGCTACATTATAAGTTACTACAAAGTTTATCATTAGTGCTCTCAAAGCAGAAAATTCTAACTAGTATCAGAATGAGGAAGCTGACTAAAGGCATTTAAGACACCTCATGTCCTTCTAACATGAAAGAGCTTACAGCTTTTATCTTTTGTATACAagctttgagttttgttttgtttttatgatcaAACGGTAtatagatttaaataaataaataaataaataaataaataaataaataaataaatagggtttGTGGCTATCTAACATGTCTTAGTCCGCCACAGATATAAATATACATAGGCTTATTTTGAAACTTGTCAGGATTATTTGAACAAAGAGATGGAgaggaagacaaaaaaaaaccgTACAAAAAGAAATCTGGATCACCTCCAGAGTAGCATATTGTCGTAGCAGTTTCATTGGCAGCAGGCCAGATATAAGAAGTGTTCTTGCAAAATAACACAGAGAAATTTAAAAGCAAGTTATCATTtaatccctctttttttttttttacaaatacctttttattaaattttccaattaaaatttaATCCCTCAACCAACAATACAATTGATGTCTAAAATCAAGAAGACGGTTTAATTTACTAGAATTCTGATTTCTAAACACTGGTCTCAACATTTCGTTTTTAACAATACTTTTTTGGAAGATATGTTTAtcttcagaaaaaaaaaaatccttccagtagcaccttggagaccaactaagtttgtcataggtatgagctttcgtgtgcatgcacacttcttcagatacactgaaacagcatgTCTGTTAACAGAAAATTATCAGAAAAAATAGTGATAATTAAAAGTTGGTAAAAACTAAGCAAATACTAAAGAAGTGTTTACCATTACTATTATGAAAAACTGCTGTTCATCCCAagtcacctattattattattattattattattattattattattaagaagttAGCAATATTTTATGATACTTCTAACAGATTTGCATGGGTAgtttcattttccattcttaaCACTATCTCTCAAGTTTAATGCACAGGTTCTTATTCTCTGTATCTTCAATACTGGAAGATTTGTTGAGTCCTGCAAAGATCTAAAGTCAATATCACACTGTATAAAATCtacctgtgggaaacttgcagaAATAAAACGTGTTTGCATTTTAGAATGCTGTGTAATGAATCAAACCACGTAGAACCAAACCTTTAGGAACCAGATCTGATATGGGTGCAGAGGAAACCATGCAGGTTGTGACTCTTTTTCCTTTCTGAAACAGCAGCTTTCCTACAGCCACCCCTAGGACCTTAACCCTAATGCATCCCCAAAAAGCTTTTTAGTGGCTAATTAATCACAAGTGCATTATACTCTCAGTTCTGGTTTCTGTATAGTTTCTTACAAATAAGCTACTCAGAATAAGCAGCAAGCATTCATCACACACAAGACTCTTCATGGTATCTTTTCTGCAAGTTGTGATCTCTTCAAGGGTATTCTGAAGAACGTCCTCCTTGGCCTAATTCTTGTAAAATAGCATTATGTAACTGCATTTACAGTGTGCGTGCAACACCATTAGTAAAGATGAACCGTGCCCTGCATAGTCAGTTTAACAGCCTTTTCAAAATGCAACATTCAATTGTTGACTTCCACCCTTGAATGCAATTGATCTACGCCAGCTAGTGTGAAGCATAACGATTCCAAGGCTCATGGTATCTGAACTAAATAACGCAACACTTTCATTcaaaagtcatttttttaaaaaaagagagagagagagagacaataaaATATTCAGTAGGGGAATacataaaagtttttttttctacttacgttCACACGTGTCCCCTTTTTGCTGGAAACCAGCTTTGCAGATACACTTTCCAATAGGTACTAACCATTCTCCCTCTGCACTACAATGCATTCTAGGAGAGTTCTCAGCCTCTTCTTCTGCGCTGCTGACACAGGTTCCTCGTACCTCAACTAAGGAGGAGAACTCTGACCCAGTCACTGTATCTGGAAAAATAGCTAAGTTCTCAATAATGGACCAGCACTTCTTGTAGTATACTTTGACAGAAACCAAAGCAATGCAGGCACCCACATCCTGAAATGCCAGGTAGAATCCTTTTTTGGACAGAGGTCCAATCTCTCTCACCTCTGTGTTAAGTTTCATCTTTCTCTCCCCAAGGTCACCTTGGGTAAAGCTTTCATCAGCTGCAATAGTATCTATTTTTACATACAGGTTTTCTCTGATACTCCTGCCAGTGTCATAGTCTGTTTCGTAATAATGCAAGTTGAAAGTTTCTTTACATGTTCCCAGGACTCCAGGAAGGCTATTGCAATCCCTCAGAGTAAATTTTAGTTCtacaaaaatcctttgtgcattGCCTTTTGCGATCCAGTTAGTCCGAAGCCAGTTATTTTGGTTAGGTTCCATGACTTGGCATACCTGGTACGTTCGTATAGGCGTGTAGTTTTCATCCAGCCCACTAATTTCTTCCcactaaaacataaaagaaataaTTATTCATATTAAAATAGGACATTTTAGCATACTTAACAATAAAGCATCTTTCtcaaaaatatgaaaaaaataaaattgaactgTGGTGATGAATCTGATCCAAACCCTAGCAAAGTCAAAAGCATTTACATTGGAGAGCTAGTATACCTTAGTAGCCAAAGGAGTGAG
Encoded here:
- the EPHA7 gene encoding ephrin type-A receptor 7 isoform X3 — protein: MKLLILKIILTQVFFSLSVILLDSKAQQTELEWISSPPNGWEEISGLDENYTPIRTYQVCQVMEPNQNNWLRTNWIAKGNAQRIFVELKFTLRDCNSLPGVLGTCKETFNLHYYETDYDTGRSIRENLYVKIDTIAADESFTQGDLGERKMKLNTEVREIGPLSKKGFYLAFQDVGACIALVSVKVYYKKCWSIIENLAIFPDTVTGSEFSSLVEVRGTCVSSAEEEAENSPRMHCSAEGEWLVPIGKCICKAGFQQKGDTCEHALKSD